The following coding sequences are from one Musa acuminata AAA Group cultivar baxijiao chromosome BXJ1-6, Cavendish_Baxijiao_AAA, whole genome shotgun sequence window:
- the LOC135675425 gene encoding receptor-like protein EIX2: protein MDINLSHNKIGGVLPASLESMATLMLLNLSSNLFRGRIPVLPPNLQALDLSSNSLSGSLPSTISSQLGYLFLSHNYLHGSIPSSYVCDLQQLYALDLSNNQISGEIPRCRPEGSQLLFVNLANNKLRGKIPDSIGNLGNLQFLHLNNNSLFGRIPSSLKNCSRLAVIDLGNNKFSGSIPAWIGQSLRNLQVLLLRSNMFSGHIPLQLGRSSNLQIIDLSNNRLSGSVPHSFGNFSAMISASKSMASTVSNIMNFALSSFVASESISLVTKGDEFSFSTILRFVKSIDLSNNDLSGVIPPEIGSLFALQTLNLSRNSFEGMIPKTMGAMKSLETLDLSFNKLSGVIPQSFSALNSLSHLNLSYNNLSGAIPSGNQLQTLDDASIYIGNVHLCGPPVTKSCSDDPNVDSTEEEYEQGSHVLSFYFGTGLGYLVGLWSVFVVMLFKKDWRLFYFATVDKMYDKAYVAVKIRMRN, encoded by the coding sequence ATGGACATAAATCTGTCCCACAATAAGATCGGTGGAGTTTTGCCGGCATCCTTGGAGAGTATGGCCACCTTGATGCTCTTGAATTTGAGCTCCAATCTCTTTCGAGGTCGCATTCCTGTTTTGCCACCAAACCTACAAGCGCTGGACTTGTCCAGCAATTCTTTGTCGGGATCGCTACCCTCGACCATCTCATCACAGTTGGGCTACCTGTTCCTCTCCCACAACTATCTTCATGGAAGCATACCGTCGTCCTACGTCTGCGACCTGCAGCAACTTTATGCCCTTGATCTATCCAACAATCAAATATCAGGAGAAATCCCGCGTTGTCGGCCGGAGGGATCACAACTTTTGTTTGTCAATCTGGCGAACAACAAGCTACGAGGAAAGATTCCTGACTCCATCGGAAACTTGGGCAACCTTCAGTTCCTTCACTTAAACAACAACAGCCTCTTCGGACGTATTCCTTCGTCGCTGAAAAATTGCAGTCGGCTGGCTGTCATTGATCTCGGCAACAACAAATTCTCGGGAAGTATTCCAGCGTGGATCGGACAAAGTTTACGGAATCTGCAAGTACTCCTACTGCGCTCAAATATGTTTTCGGGCCATATTCCTCTGCAACTTGGACGATCTAGTAATCTTCAAATCATCGATCTCTCCAACAACAGACTATCGGGATCGGTACCGCACTCTTTCGGCAACTTCAGCGCGATGATCTCCGCGTCAAAGTCGATGGCTTCTACGGTTtcgaacattatgaattttgcgtTATCCTCTTTCGTGGCAAGCGAGAGTATATCTCTGGTTACCAAGGGCGATGAGTTCAGCTTCTCCACCATTCTCCGATTTGTGAAGAGCATAGATCTTTCGAACAATGATCTGAGCGGAGTGATTCCTCCGGAAATCGGTTCTCTTTTTGCGCTTCAAACATTGAATTTGTCGAGAAATAGTTTTGAAGGCATGATTCCGAAAACAATGGGCGCTATGAAGTCATTGGAAACTCTGGACCTATCATTCAATAAGTTATCCGGAGTCATTCCTCAAAGCTTTTCGGCGCTGAATTCTCTGAGCCACTTGAATCTGTCTTATAACAATCTATCGGGAGCGATTCCATCGGGGAATCAACTTCAGACGCTGGATGATGCATCCATTTATATCGGAAATGTCCATCTCTGTGGACCTCCGGTGACCAAGAGTTGCTCCGACGATCCCAACGTCGATTCGACGGAAGAGGAGTACGAACAAGGATCTCATGTGCTGTCATTTTACTTTGGTACCGGGCTCGGATATTTGGTCGGCTTATGGAGTGTGTTCGTGGTCATGCTGTTCAAGAAAGATTGGAGGCTCTTCTATTTTGCAACGGTGGACAAGATGTACGACAAAGCGTATGTGGCAGTCAAGATAAGAATGCGAAATTGA
- the LOC135676026 gene encoding receptor-like protein EIX1, translated as MGDTRSPSHSSLSCSCLMSVLFLTLVTTTRGCMKAERDALLAFKAGILDPSRRLSSWHRPVDCCRWSGVVCDNTTGHVVQLNLQNAEAYYDNSTVLGGEIGPSLLSLTHLRRLNLTQNDFGGARIPKFLGSFGRLRYLDLSYSNFGGAIPPQLGNLSTLRYLSLSSYNLRIDAGDDLQWLSRLSSLTFLQMNFVNLSTASPDWLRAVNQLPSLQQLYLSGCGLTALPDSLSRVNLTALTTLDLRGNFFNSTFPSWLFELRSLSYLAISNSELYGTVPAGFGNLTRLAQLDLSGNSLSGSIPVDLWSLASLTTLDLSHNSFTSPLLPEIGNTTSLSQLNLV; from the coding sequence ATGGGCGACACGAGAAGCCCATCCCATTCGTCGCTGAGCTGCTCTTGCCTAATGAGCGTTCTGTTCTTGACGCTTGTGACGACGACGAGGGGGTGCATGAAGGCGGAGAGGGACGCCCTCCTCGCCTTCAAAGCCGGCATCCTCGACCCATCCCGCCGCTTGTCCTCGTGGCATCGCCCAGTGGACTGCTGCAGATGGAGCGGCGTGGTGTGCGACAACACCACGGGTCACGTCGTGCAGCTCAACCTCCAGAATGCGGAGGCTTACTACGACAATTCGACGGTGTTGGGGGGTGAGATCGGTCCATCTTtgctttctctaactcatttgCGTCGCTTGAATCTCACTCAGAACGACTTCGGCGGCGCCCGAATCCCCAAGTTCTTGGGTTCTTTTGGGAGACTCAGATATCTGGATCTCTCTTATTCCAATTTCGGCGGAGCCATTCCTCCCCAGCTGGGTAACCTGTCAACCCTCCGCTATCTGAGCCTGTCCTCGTACAACTTGAGGATCGACGCGGGGGACGACCTACAGTGGCTCTCGCGTCTCTCTTCTCTAACATTCCTCCAAATGAACTTTGTGAACCTCAGCACGGCCTCTCCCGATTGGCTACGAGCCGTGAACCAGCTGCCCTCCCTGCAGCAACTCTATCTGTCAGGCTGTGGTCTCACTGCCCTCCCCGACTCTCTTTCCCGCGTCAACCTCACGGCTCTCACCACCCTCGATCTCCGTGGCAACTTCTTCAACTCCACCTTTCCCAGCTGGCTTTTTGAACTCCGTAGCCTCTCCTATCTCGCGATCAGCAATTCTGAATTGTATGGCACCGTACCTGCCGGGTTTGGGAACTTGACTCGTCTCGCGCAGCTCGACCTTAGCGGCAACTCGCTTTCCGGTTCCATACCTGTCGATCTCTGGAGTTTGGCCAGTCTAACCACACTTGATCTCAGCCATAATTCATTTACGAGTCCCCTTCTACCTGAAATCGGGAACACGACAAGTCTGTCGCAGCTAAACCTCGTTTAG